The segment tatttaaagcattttgtatatttatattttgtatattcatatatatatatgtatacttAAAACATTGTGAATCTAATATGGGAAGCATCCAAATAAACAAGATCTACACCCTTTGCTCTTCTAGCACATGTGACATCAGTTTCATgcagaagttttaaaataatagtttaatataaataacagttcaaacataaatatttaaatggtCTAGTCAGTGTGcaattttttctttggtttgagtttttggattgttttttCAAGTAATCTCAGAGTAATTCTGTGGGAACGAGATGGTGCAAGTTATGTGTAGAGAAAGGTGTCTGGTTAGAAGTGGAGAATGTTAGGAGAAGAGTTTTTGTTGTAGAAGGAGAAACTGATAATCTCTCACTGCATATTCAATGAGATTCCAGAATTGAGAAACATGATATAAAGCAAATACGACAGGAGATGTTTTatgaaagtgaaaaatctgTTTAGTGCCAAGTGCAGTGATTTGTTTAGTCACACTTTTTTTGattttcctgtatttaaaaattcagcACCGTATCTTAAATTGTGTTACACAATGCCATTGGTCTTCTGGAAATGGTAAATCTGCTCATtgattttctaattttattataTACACAATAATTGTAATCCAAGATTACAGCAAACAAGATGTTAATTTCTAGACAACCTACGTCCATTTCCCTCAGAGTGCGGGTGCTACAGAAGCAAAGAGTACAAAGAGAATACCATTTGTGCTATCCTCACAGGAGCTGTCAATAAAAGATGTAATAGGGGATTTAGGAATCTGGAAATGGCCAACTAATTTATGTGAATCTATTTTATTTCAGCTAGAAAGCCCAAGCTCTGTTTCGTCTGCACTGCATATTGCAGAGCACAGGCTGTCTATAGAAAACCAGGCGGCTGCATATGGATAGTCCCTTGATATCATTCACTTGCTGTGTAATCTTATTATGCAAAGTTCTAATCTTCACCTAGAATGAATGCCTCTGGGTCAGAATATAGTCATATCAGGGTTTTTGAGGTCATGTTTTGTGATCCTTAGCTTATTCTTCTAAGTAGAGCTGGGATTTAAAGAGTATTCCCCAGACACTGGCAGAGATAGACAGCAAGACCTGCTGCCTTTTTGGAAGACAAGACCAACATGAGGTCCCTGGTAGGATTAAACTTGATTTGTAGCTGTAGGATTTTTTAACAGATGTATTATTGGACAGGGAATAGGGGGCCACCAGCACAGCGAAATTGGATCACAATTGGCATTCTCAGGGAGTCCGCTGGCTGCTAAAACAGCAGCTGCATGTGGATTTGACTTCTTTCAGGTGAAGCGACTTCCAGTCATTTGGAAAGGATGGGATGAAAAGGAACCTCGGTGATAATTTTGATGTCTGCAAGATTTAGTACCAATGTAATGGGATTATCGGTAACACCTTCGCTGCAGAAAAAGCCACCTGGCGCTATAACTGGCAGCAACTGAGAACTAATCCTTTCCCATCTCTTGGATGTCATTCATGAGGCTCAAAGTGATTTCTACCCTGCTAGCTGTGATTAattttataaacaaacaaacaaaaaccgaGCGATGAAAGCACAGGctgtgggaggaaaagggaacagaagATACTCGTAATTACATTTTGCATTTTACTTGCTGTGTATTTTACAACTATACACTTGTGGCAAAATAATGAAATTGTGTTCTCTGTGATAGATATAGATGTGTGACCTTTTTTAACCAATGTTGATTTTGGTAGAAATTTTTCAGCTACCTGCTATATGATAGTAGGTAGTACCTGGAAGTAATTAGGTTTTAGGCCATTCTGCAATAAGGATGTTTATACTACAGAGCCATTAAGTTTTCAAGGGGCCTGTGActtaaataatttgttttattgtgCTTAATGGTCTTATGTTTGATATGGTGGAGTTGCCTGCTGATGGTACTTTGTATTAAAATTGTGTGATGTGGAAAACTGTGTTTACTTCCTTGTGATCAACAATATGACATTGTTTCAAAAATATAATGACATGAAGTTCTCAGAGGAAACAATTAGATTTTAACAATTATACTTATTAACAATTACATTTTAATGATGCTCAAGttaattatttctgtgtgtggctttttttttaataaactagTTTGGTctggtgtttttttttactaaacTTGCTACAACCAGTTACTAACTAGAAGTCGTTACTTAAAATGACATGGAAACTCTTAGGATTTTAGTTATTTGGAGTGAATATTAGATATCTAAAGATGAACCTTAACATTTAAAACACCCTCCCATACTCAGGAGGTACCTTGCCAGGGTCAGACTCTATAATCCAAGTATATATGTGTCTTCATTTGAAATTAACTTTCTTGAGTAGTAGTCAAAGTCTTTTATATAAAACTAAGaattttttgattgttttcatAAAATCTGATAAGCTTGAGCATTTAAGAAAATCCTTTGTACTACATTTATAAGAAGGAGTTGGTGAAATCTATGTCTCAGGcattaagaatttattttaagagaACTGGGAACAAAATTTGAGAGCTCTTGACTCATGTTCTGTCCTTGTGGTTAGTTTTTATcatggcagctgtggcagcaggcaAAGCTCACTCtgagccctgggtgtccctgaaTAGCTCCCAAACCTACTCACAAGCATCCCAAGGAAACACATGTCCAGGGTAACTATCCCTAGATTTGTGTCACCCAAAATCCAAAAGGAAACAGCTTACAATCACTTTGAAACTTGTTTTCTGACATGTATAGCAGTTGTCTGGACTtccataataaaaatattttagttacaACCTGACAGCTGGTGGCATGGGAGGCTTGCACATTCTTTTGATGTTGTTACTGTTTATTTGTCCCAGTTTGATCTGTGTACTCTGGGCATTGTAATGCATTGTTTGCTTACCTGCAATACCCACAGGTGCCTAAATTCTCTACTATCTAAATATGTTaatgtcactataggacacgaaaTGATGCAGACATGCTGCTTTTTTCAAGgtaaaaagagactttttaatttctgattccaacatttatagattcccaaaagtgacagtggattggagggtgaaagtgccccctctccaatgacactggacaaaccaacagtgcatcaaatttctcctcctccataaaagaatgcaaaacaatgagttatttacagaaagtgtgtgagaaagttcgttacaagaatgtaaacatcagaaggcttagaaaatcttaaaaaatcagggcgaCAGTTAATGTGTTAATATAAGGTTTCTGAATAGCATGGGGCAAAAATAGTGGATGCTTGtgcagtatttttctttcttcctgaacTGAGAAGCAATGTGAGGCTCCTTTTTAGCAGATGCTGTTAAGAAGTATTGATGATAGATTTCTCTGAAATCGTAGTTGTGCATTCACCTACTTCTGCAACTCAGATTTATCTGCTGTGCCTCCACCTTCCttttgtcacctgtgtcacagctctgggctctcaGTGTGTCTGGCCTAAGAGTAAGGCATTGGTTGGTGCACTGAATTGAGAAGAGCCAACCACTTCTGTGCCTCACCAGGATGGATTCTGCTGAAAGTGCATTCCCCTTCcaggggagctgttccagttcCTGCAGTGTgttgtgctgggtgctgcatcTGCCAATGACACAAATCAAGACTTTTCTGTTTGCCATTGTAATTTGGGTCATTACTGTGAAAATGGTCAGATAGTGAATGATGAATCACAGCTTGGCTTAAGCTGTTCTAGTGCAGAGAAGTTAATGTAGATAAAAAAGGACCTCTCTTTTGGAACAAGGAAATGAACTTGTTAGAGAATATTTGCTCCCAATAATGGTTGTCTTTGGAATGTAGTCAAGCAAAACTCCCATTAAATTCTAGTGAGACTGGTGAAAATGAATCCATGTGCTTTTAAATTCCTTAATTTCATTAGTGAAATGTAGAAGAGGgtgtctttatttctttttgaagtGGGCATATTTTAcacagcatttttccttttcttcttttcaacaTAATGTATTTGCTCAGCAAACTCTATTGTCCCATCTTCGTAAAAGAGGGAAATCTTGCAGTGGTTTTAGTTCGTGGTAAGGCAACACTGAGTTTAAGGGGAACAGGTTTTTTGCAGAATGTGGAACTTGTTTCAATTACTTCATTATGTCTGTTTTCCACTTCCTTAAGCGTAACCACCAAACTGTGGTatggaaacattttatttagatTAGCATTGTAGGAATTGGATCTCCTAATCAGAGTTGGACTTGAATATTTGGGGAAGGGggtcagaaaatatttacaggCTAATGTAAATAAAAACTTCTCTACCTGCAGAAGTTATGGCACTGTGTTACAGCTGAGAACAGAAGACCTGATGCCTTATTTCTTTGTGCACCTCTTCAGGTCTGTCTGATTATTTGTTGGTATCATTacactgttgggtttttttcatcttgtCCACCTGTTACACACTAGAGATGGGTTTGTAAATGTAGGATTGCTTGTTCTCCAATGAATGCTCCTCTTGTGttttgctgcagagctgctgggcaccGTACCACTGTAGGATGCTTCGCAATGCCCTAGGAAAAACCTTCCGATTTCTGGGCTACACGGTGCAATATGGCTGCATAGCACACTGTGCCTTCGAGTACCTTGGAGGAATTGTTGTGGTAACTCTTCATTTTCATGACATTTCAAAGGGGATAAAACTGTAATACTGACAGTTTTCTGTGTGATGATGCCAATATTTCAGGTTTTGTAATTTTCTTCAAAGCATTTAACACAGTTTATGGGAAGCAAGTCCAGCCTTTGTGAAAGTTATTTGTACTTTGTTTTCTGATGTGTTATTGCTCGAGGCATCACTGAAGTAAATGGGAAACTCTGATTAAGCCTTTTGCACAGAGTCCATCCTTTAAGAAACCCTGGAGTCAGTGATAGGAAATGCCTTTGTTTCATACTCTGGCCAAATTTTTGGGTGTTTAAtgctccctgcccctcctccccACGTCCTCAATCTGGCAGATACTGCTGCTGGGCATGGGGGATTCTGGctgtgagctgctcctgcagcttctgTGATGATTCTGTGTcacagagaagagaagagaaaggggtAAGCTGGTAGGGCTTTGAGCACTACTCCTAAAAGTTTTTTGGAGATGCAGTGCTGAAAGGAATCCATAAGGGCCTATAGCACCTAGTGCAGTTCAGGACCAACCCCAAGGAAATATGGAGCTGTAACAGAGTTAGTTAGAGGTGCTCTGGGGGCTCCCCTCAGCTTTGAAATGCATCACACATTCCATGGAGAAGCTCACTTTTAGTTCTCTACATTCCATCTTTACTAATTTACTAGCATACCATTTGAATATAAGTTTATTTTAGAAAGAAGCAGTttgaaatagtaatttttttctcctttctttttcatttgcagtGCTCTGGACCTTCCATGGAACCAACCATTCAGAACTCTGATGTTGTCTTTTCGGAGAACCTCAGCCGCCACTTTTACTGCATCCGAAAGTACGCTGCTCTCTTGGGAGCACATCTGACATTCCCTTTGCCAGGGCTTGTCAATAACCACATTCTGCCCTTGATCTTTAgtgtatttttctgcttctaaCTTGTAATTTTTCATTGTGTCTAAAGGATCTTAAAGTTACAAACAGCCCAGTGAACATCTTGTCAAAATTCAGTTTGGATTTAGACTGTTGTCACTATCGCATCTTTGtccaaaaaatagaaaaaaatccttttttttccctccccctgaATGATTCTACTGAGTAGAATGTAACTTCTCTAAGCAGTTTGGTCCTGAAAACCAGCTATGGGTATTACTGGTCTCAGGTTGTAGTCTTAAATGTTTCATAAATGATCTCAATAACAAAAATTCACTCAACTTTTAAAACTCTGGGAAATTACACCTGAGTAAAACTGAAGAAACCAAAATTGTACACAAGAATTTCCAGCACAATGGACTATCTTTAATGTGTGTGAATATTTTTGGAGTAGATACATGGATGCTCGTGTACTCAGCCAAATAGTTTGTAACTAGagttcttctgtttgtttttgtctgttttttacCCTCTCAGAGGAGATATTGTAATTGTGAAAAgcccaaatgaccccaaatcaaATATCTGTAAAAGAGTAATTGGCTTGGAAGGGGATAAAGTCTGCACAAGCAACCCTTCAGATTTCCTTAAGAGTCACAGCTATGTAAGTATTAGAGTTTCTTCCTATGTAAATTAAGGATTACTTAAGTAGGCCTGGTGGTCTCTAAAGGATTTGCAATATTTGAGAATCATAATGAATCATAAATTATGacattaataaattattattcttGATTATGTACAGTAAAATGTTGTACTTTTAGACTATTTATGCAAAGCTGTCTTCCTCTGCCTTTTGTTCCTGTAGGAACTGTAGACAGATAATATTTCTGCTGTGCCCTTTGGAAGAATACTCTGAAATTCTCTGTACAAAGTGCAGTACAAAAGAGAGGTGCAGGTTCTTGGTGTTCAGGCAAAACTGTTCCTGTATTTTAAACACTAAGAAGTGAATATGGATTCTGCAATagctttgcagatttttttttcaaaattatactTTAGTGTATCTCTATTTCAATCTAGCAATATTTTAATGTTCCTCAGTATGGTTGGAAAAGTAGAAATTTTCCTAACTTGGCCAAAAAGTCAGGTGATgcaatgaaaagggaaaaataatctcAATGTTCATTTGTCCATATGCAGATAGAGTTCACAGAAGTTTGGGAAGATCAATGAGAAATGTTTTCAGCAACTTTTTTTTAGGCTATGATGAGAAAAATCCTCAGGAGTGATGATCACAGAAAAATGTAGGTTTTTTCTTGTCCCAGAAGTGTGTTTGACTGTTACCTCTATTCAGCACTTGTGAAGCCATCAGATATTCCCAGATAATCTTTAAACAAACCTGTGATTTTCCCCTTCCATATCCACTCCATCCTCAGAATAAGAAGAATGAGCATGTGGCCAAAGTCCTGTGCTGAGGAGATGGAGAATTTTGTGGAACACTCCTTCCAGGCAGCTCCAGTTTGTGACACAGAAATCCTGTAAGAATTTAGCTTCCATAAAGGCAGCCACCTTCACCAGGGAGCCTCCAGCTAGCATTGCTTCATCTGTATTGAGCAGCTGAAGTGGAGTTTGGCTTTACTTAAAGCAAAAATTCTTGTTTAGCGCCAGGAAGTAAGGACATGAGTCACACCGTGCTCTGAGGGTTTGAATTTGTTCCTTTCACTCCAGTGTTGAGGCAAGACACCTTGGGCACCTGCCTCTAatctgcactgctgctgtcatgCCAGAgccactggagctgctgttctTAGACTTTGCTCACTTGTGGGCATAAAGAAGGAACTCATTCTCTGTGAGATTTTGAAGGAGAGGACAAAACATTTAGTTTTTCCACAAATCAAATTGTGTTAACCATTTAACCAAGGGAAAACCtaccaaaacccccaaagaaCACAAACCTACCTTTCTCACCAAGTTAAAGGAATCCTCTAGCTCTGGTGGAGCTCATAATTGTGATGGAATACACATTTCTCAGAGGAGACCAACCTGAATTCTGTGTACACTGACAGAAGACACAAACTGAATTTCTCTGAGCATCTTTTTCCTCACTTGTCTTAGTCTTGAAAAGGAAGTTCAGGAAAGATTTGTACTTAAAACAGGATATCAGCTTTTCTGGAAACACTGAAGTGACCAAGTGAATATTCAGCAGAACAATTTCTGCCCTAGTGCAGGGTTTCTTGTCTCCAGTTTTAATCCAAAATATGAGGAGAAAGAGCCAGATGGGGAATGCAGAGTCCATTTCCTGTTTTCATAAAGGCTAatgtgtggaaatacagagaaggGGCAAGCTTTTGTAATTCTTACACCATAAATTGTATCTAGGAGGAGAAATTATCTAAATGGAAGTGCTCTTGTGCCTGATACCTGTTTTCCTTCTACCTTTAGTGCTTGGTAAAGAGGTAGGTCTTAACATCTGTTCAGGAGACACTTCCTTTACAGAAGGGTAAATTCTCAACGTGGATATCTGTACTTTATGTTCATAACTGAGGCTGGATTACTCACTAAGTAAATTGTTGGGGAGGGGAAACATGACATGTATTTATGTTTAGGCAATTGCCTCATCAGATTCCTTCTTTTAGTGAATGCACTTTTAACTCAAACACAGAATTCCTCACAGCAAATAATGGCAGCAGATGTACAGAGAACTGGCTGTTTTGTGGATACTTGCCTGAGGTGGGTTTTGGAAAAAACAGATGGTCCAAGCTGAGGAAAGGCCTGGGCTGTGGTTCCAGATGGCCAGGAGTGCTGCTGGGGGGGTCTCTCTGCCAGGGGAAGGTGCCACTCCTTAAGTGAGCAAAGCCTGGAAAATGTCATGagttttgcacttttttttttggctactGACTGCCTTTTTTCAAACAGGAAATCTGAGTGGTGTGTGAATGCTGTGACTCCAAAGTGTGTAAGGTCAGAGCAGCCTTCGTTTTTATTACAGTCAACTGCTCAGCTTTCCTTGAGGGCTTATCTCCTATTTTGGGAAGTTTCTGTCATGTCTGCAGACTTACACAGTAAATGGGAATATCAGATGCCAGCAATATTGCCAAATTAGGCAGCTCAGACCCCTGCTTCAGTCTGTGCTGCTGGTTGCCAACTAGTGGATAGGTTTTCTGAGCTAGCCAGTTCCTGGAGGTGGCAGACCAATGGCCATACAATGGGAAAATTACCTGTAAGCACCTGCTTTAGATTTGCCCCAAAAGGAGAATCCTTAGAGCCATGTTAGTAGGAATTGTTCTTAGTCTGTATTGACTGTGTCATTGGTAGTGTTGGCATATTTTACAGCATtgaagtttgggatttttgtgccTAGAAGCATTGTAACACACAATTCTTACCCTGAAGCCTAAGAGAATGCTAAAATCAGATCCTACTTGGAGGTGATGGTTCATTCATGAATATACTCAGGATGCCCTTGTGTGTATGGAGAACTCTGTTTACGATTTGCTCTCTGTGGAATTACACAGATGAGATACATTATTGCTGGAAACAACCAAGGAGATAcctggagattaaaaaaaaatccaaacacaacAAATCCAACCTTCCAAGCtataatgaaaagaaacaaacaaacaaaaaaaccataCATAAGCTGAATAAGTTGTTCTGAAAGAGGTATTTCAGCTGAGTAGAAATGCACAGTAGCAGTGGCAGTTAAAATACTCTTGTTGCTCTATTTAACTGAAGGAATACATcataagagaaaattatttttgtcagaGTGCACTAAAGCTAAAGCTGTATCAGAAACCTGTCTTTGATGGAGTTGGATTACAGGCTGATGGAACTAATGCCACATATAAAACTGAATGGTATAAATTAGGCATGTGCTGAAATTACAGTTTAAGTACATAGGTATTGGAGTTTATCTGTAGAACAATAATTAGGGAAATCTTCCTATTTACATGAAAGTATAATGAAATTCCTCTTTTGAATACCTCTATGGTATTACAAAGTAAGGAAAAgatagttttcctttttttttgatatCTGATATGGAATGTGAGCATTAGGCTGGCAGTTTTGCAGGgctcttttttggttttgtgctaAATGTACATTTGTAAATAGAAACAAGTGTCTTTGCTGTAATAAACTTTTAAGAATGCATAATGTATTTATTCTGTATCAGAGGCAATGTGGTATGAACCCAGAAGTTAAACAACTAATGCTGTATTCAGAACTAGTTTCAGAACGTATTAAGAGATATcctattttattcatttaactATACAGTGATTAATGAGGATTAATAAGGAAATTAATCACAGTAAACCCCTGAAATggtcctaaaaaaaaaaccacacacagctaaaagattatttttcatatttaagcttttatttcctgtttaaaaaaCTCTTAATACAGGTTTATAATTCAGATTGAGTATCTTATTGCTCTGTTTGAATTTGCTTTAATGCCATTTACTTTAGCTTTAATTTCTTTACGTACCATATGTTCTTGTGCTGCAGGTCCTATTTACAGTGTAAAAAAGTGAGGGCTAAACCATCAGAATCAAACAGCTTATATGTCATAAACCACCAATGTGCTGAGCCTTTGAGGCACTTAAACAAAAGTAGCCCCTAATAATGTCACTTAATAGAGGCAGAGTCTGTAAATAAGGAACTGCCTTGTGCAAGTCCCGGTGATAAAAAGCTGAGATACAAATCCATATCTCAGCAACACCGTGCTGGTGATCAATCAGCCCCCACTaatgctgccagcctggctgctgggccACTGTTTGCCTTGTGCTGCAGCAAAATGAACCTTGCCACGGAGATGGCATCTCCTCATCCTGTGGGAGCTCCAGAGCCAACAGAATTCCCAAGATAATGCACCTTGCTGTGTTTGCACAGTGCTGGTAACTCTTCAACAGCTCTTGGCTAATGCAGCAAGAATATGATGTGGGCACTAAGGATAACATAATGTCAAAGCAAATGGCACAGAATCATAATCACAGGGTTTGAATACACTCTGCAAGACACTGAAAAGAGATTTGGTATTTCAGAGCACTCAGTACTGTTGGATAGTCATTTTAAGGTATCCTAAAtagcaattaaaataaacctAATTAAAACAccacttcttttccctttgctctAGGTATCTTAATGTTTACACTCATGGTTTAGTAGTTCACTGAGTAAGTTTCAGTAGTTGCTGATATGGAGAATGAGTAAGGTGATTTCTTGCTCCCCCTTAGCTCTAGTGTTCTAGAGGCTCCAGAGAAAGTCACGCCATAATTCTaaccagcagctgtgctgaaagTCTGTGGGAGAGGAGAGCTCATTTGGCATATTTGGTGGTTTGCAGATGGCTCTATATCCCACTACAGAGAGTTCATGACTCATGCTTACCTTGAATTTTCTGAGACGttgttttaaatcaaaattcTGATCTGTCAAAACTAAATTGttcaagggaaaagaaacacaaaggaTTTTATCAGTCTAATTCCCAATATTTCCAGGATTTCTTCCGCTCAAGTGGCTTGGCCTTTGTACCTTTGCAGTTTTGGTTTGGTGATACTTCAAGAACATAGAAGTAGCcacattttatgattctgttaTTCTGCTCAAAGTTCAGTAACAACTTCTGGGAAACTGCTCATGATGGTGAAACCAACTCCTTGGGACTCAACTGAAGCTTTTGAGCGCAGGTTTTAGTCTGAGTGTACCAGCTGTGCAGGAGAGGTTCAGGTCCATCCTGATGGAGCTGGCAGACAGGATTCCTTAGCCCTGATGATATTATTTATCAGCCCCTGATCTCCCAGGCTGAACTGCAGATCTGTGAGCACAGGGCACACCAGTGATGGTGATGGGTTCTGTGTTAGAAGCAGGATCCGCACTCACAGGGTTTTGTGCTCTCACACTTTTGGGTGACCCTGTTACATCACCTGTTACCTGGAGAAGAAAACTAAACCCTTCTTAATTATTGCTGTCAGAAAGGTCTCTGAAAACTGTTAAGTAATCTTTGATGGATTTGTaatcaatattttcttctaaaaatctAAGGCTAATAAGAGTCTGGACTGATCAATCACAGGCATATTCTGAATTTTTGTTCAGGAGTTTCTAAATGAAGCTAGGAGATTTGGGTCTGGAAGTTTTGGCCTAAGAACATGAACCagttagttttaattttaacagaTAATAgttttagaaaaggaaagatgaCTCATAATTTAAATTTAGGGTTGCAGCTAGAGGTTTTAGAAAATAGATACATAGCTTTTCCAGCTGATTGAGATCTGTGTGTTTAGGAATATAATCTAGATATCagcattaaatatttacagcaGTAAACAATGCATGCAAGTGTTTGAATTATTCAACACAGTTGAAAACTTTTGGAACAGGTAGAAAATGATACTAAGAGAAACCAgatatttttctcatatttgaCAGATAGTTTTCTCAGATGTTTGACTCTATAGACATCTCTGATATGAAAACCTCCCCTATTAAGCTGTGGGTGTAGTGATCAAACCTTTAAAGTTCCATGTAGTCAAGCTCAGGACAGCAGTAGTTACTCCTACATTACACAAAGTTTAGAAGGAGCAGCACTGATGAAACCCCAACCATTGAAATAACCAATGAGTGCTCTGACAAGTCACTGTAACAGCTTACCCACGTTTTTGTTCCAGAACAGCACCCAACTGCTCTGCTTTCATGgcagagaaaaatatcttaaaatgtCTTAGGAATTCAAGCCTAAGTTAATATTCCTTAGTTCCCCTGTGGTGTGTGAGTTAACACTGCAGGTTATGTGATTTTAATACTggttaatatttaatttcaaaacttaGGCAAGTCTTCA is part of the Molothrus aeneus isolate 106 chromosome 6, BPBGC_Maene_1.0, whole genome shotgun sequence genome and harbors:
- the IMMP1L gene encoding mitochondrial inner membrane protease subunit 1, which encodes MLRNALGKTFRFLGYTVQYGCIAHCAFEYLGGIVVCSGPSMEPTIQNSDVVFSENLSRHFYCIRKGDIVIVKSPNDPKSNICKRVIGLEGDKVCTSNPSDFLKSHSYVPKGHVWLEGDNLRNSTDSRCYGPVPYGLIRGRICLKIWPLNDFGFLRASPNGHRFFDD